Below is a genomic region from Brassica oleracea var. oleracea cultivar TO1000 chromosome C9, BOL, whole genome shotgun sequence.
TGCTCTGTTTCTAAAAAACTTCTTGAGTTTTTCTTTTGAAGTAAATTTGAAGTATATTTTTCAATGTCTCAAAGATCGATGGGGTTTCTGGTTAGTGCATGAACAGGACTTTATAAAGAAAAGAGGAGGAAAAAATCGGCTTTGCTTTTGTCGCCGTTTAATTACTTTACTCTACTTTAGTTGTTACTGTGTTATTCTATATATTTACTGTTTTACTACAATGATACATTTGCTGACTCAGTTATATGTCAGATTGTGGTAATTTATTTCTGAAGAAAAGTAATGAACAAATTGAGTATAATTAGCTAAGAAAACAAATTATACTATTTTGATTCTTATATATATATATATGTATATTTAGATAAAACTTTATATAAATTTAGAAAATTTATAACATACACAAATTATATATGTTAACATTTGTAACATACACAAATAATATATGTTAACATATGCTATATACGGGTTATATACGAATCGTCGGGATTTTTTTGTTCGACCACAGATCTAAGTCGGATATGAAAACAATGTTCAAACTCAAGACTATTTTTTTCTTCTAATAAAAGGTTATAAATTCATGCTTATTATATCAAAATTATCATCAAAAAATGTATGCGCTTTGAAAGCGCCTTCAAAATCTAGTTAATCTATTAAAAAAGAAGTACAAACGATTACCCCTTAGTTGTACCAATTATTTATAGTGGCATACCATTGAGATATTTATTGAACCTAGATTTAAGTATGTTTGTTTTTTCCTAATTTAAATTATAGATTTCCTTAATCGAATCTTAACTAAAATAGATTTTCCAATAGATTTCTTAATATATTTCGTATTAACTTATTAAATGTTTTCAAATATTTATTAGTAATAAATAATAAAGTAAAAAACACATATCATAATCAATTTATATAATATATAAATAAAATATAAAATAATCTATTCATAAATTATTGGTATAATGTTTTCATATCTATATATATATATTATAAGTCCAATTAGTTAATTATTCAAAGTAATAAATAAAATTATTATGTTTTAAAATGTTATACTAAAAATAAGTTAATACATTTTAATTTACAAATATATATTATACTATTTACTACAAAAAAACTTTTAAAGTGAAAACAAATATTCGGACGGTCACATGTAAAACTCTAGGAATAAATAATAACAGTGCGTGATAATTTTTTTAAACAAATTTATTTTAATAGAAATTATAAATTTCAAAAAAAAATTAAATTTATTTTAAGGGGTGCTAAAATTTTGGAATTAGAAAGATTTATGTCCCTACCCAATATTGTTTTAGTATGACTAATTGAAATCTATATCATAATATTTTATGAAAATATTATTTTACTTTTTGTTATAACTGCATAGTTTACTTTTCAATCTAAATTTATGAATAGAAGGTGTAATTGATATACGTTTTTGTTTGTGAAAAATAATTTAAAATATTTACTACAAAGTTTATGGAGTAAGAGCAAAAAAAATATATGACTTCAAAAATTATGAAATTATCTGCAAAAATGGTAGAAGAAGTAAATGAAGAAGAAGACTACATGTTGACAATAACATTATTTTGTTAAAAAAAACTATAAATATTTGAAAACATGGTTAATGTTAAGAATATTTACCATTAACAATGTAGAAAAAAACTTTTTTCGTATATAAAAATGAAAGTAAACACCCGCGCGTTGCGCTGTTCAAGGTCTAGTTGTACATTAAAGAGCAAACAAACGGCAGAAGCAAAAATGATTACGTTAATGGCGGGGCTCCTGTGTTCGTAATGCTAAGACCATTATTATTGGGGTCTCTTAAGCCCCGTATTTAGTGTTTTTAGATTAAAAAAGAAAAAGAAAATTACCTAATTAGTTAAGCAACATTGCTTAATTTAGGCCCAGAAGAGACGGATCTTGTGGGACGCCTGTCACACTCTCCCGTTTCTTTCTCTCTCTCGAAAGTCATCTCCTCTCCTTCTTCTCCGATTTATGCACCGAGATCCTCCAAGCTCACGGCTGGGGCTCAAGCTCAAGTATGTTTCAATCGCAATAATCTGATTCAGAGTCATATACTCAATCTTGGCATCTCTGATCGCTGTTTCTTTCGCGAAATTAGGGATTTTGTGACTGGGTTTCACAAGAGGAAGAAGAAGAGAAGAAAGGAAGCTCAGAAGCAGCAGGAGGAATCGTTGAGGCGAAAGCGTATCGAGGCTCGTAAGAAGGTGAGGATTAAGCCATTGCTTTTCAATTGAAACCTTTTCGTACTGGTTTTGTATCATTCATCATCCGTGCGTTATAGTTTAGGTTGTAACATGAACTTCTTCTGAATCATTTTGATGAAAAGTTTGAGTTTTTAGTTTGCTTAAAGCTTGTGTTTTTATTTTGCTTAAAGGTTACGTACTCTCCCAGACTTCTTTCTATTGGCCTAAGATTTTTTTTGATAAGTATCTTTTGGTGATATATGGTGTTTTCGGCATCTTGTATATATGTTTTCTAATTGGTTTTCAAGTCTTTATCGAGTCTTCCTAGTTCTTTTAGAGTCATTACAGGTCTGGAATTGCATTGGATGAGAGATAGACCACTTGGAGGAAAAGAGGAGAAAAAGAGTGCAATTTGGAGTTTTTCACGCAGAGCAGTCTGACGACTGTTCCCGATAGAGCGGAGCAACCCGAGTGACTGTTCTGGATAGAGCGGAGCAACCAGAGTGCATGTTCCAGCGGCATAGATTTTTAAGGAAACCTAATATTTCGGGCTTTTACCTAGGGTTCCCTCTTTTTACTCCGAGGCCGCCATAGACCTTCATATCTATCTTTTCTAATTATTCTAGACATTCTACGTTGCTTTTTGAGAGATTTTGGAGAGAGAAAACTTGTACTCTTGTTAAGGGAGAAGAATCTCTACATCCTTTGGAGAAGATTTCTAAACCTTCTTTGCTTTTTATTATTGATTCAGACATGTTTTCTTCATCTGTTATCTCTATGTTTTATCTGTCCATGGTTGAGTAATCTGCTTGCTTAGTCTAGGGTGTCAGAGTGTTTAGATCAATGAGCTAAACACAAATAAGGTTCATTGTTGATTGTCTCCGTTCATGTTTATGCTTATTGCCTGCATTAAACTAGCTATTTATTGTTTGAACCTAGGTTTAATCTAATCATCAAAAGTGCTTAGGTTGCTAGAAACAACATGAATGGGCAGCTTGTCCCTAACCAGCGAAAGTAGATGTTAGGGCAAATTGTGAACTAATCAAATCTGTGCTTATTGTTTGTCTTCATGTTTTAATCCAAAGGAGAGTTTAAGTATTAAGACTGATTGATGAAAGGAGAGATACCACGAAAGTGGATCGATCTACTTTTGTAATTTGAGTTCTAGACTCGCGCTTAATAAAACCTTGAATAGATGTTTGGCTCATGATCGTTTGACACCCCATCCTTCACCCTAGGCTAACTCTTTAATCAATTGAAAACACCAAACCAGTCTGTTACTTGTTCTTACGATTTCTCAACCTTTAAAACCCCCATATTATTTTAGCTTAATAGTGATCCCATAAAGATAAAGTGTAATTGTTGGTCTCTGTGGATTTGATCCTAAAGTGCTACATCGACATACTATTCGATTGTGGTAGTGTGCACATTAGGTTATTGGTGTGCGTATACACGTAATATCATTTGGCCTAAGATAGTTTCTTGCTATTCTGAAATATTGTATCTGAGCTTTGCAGAGGAAATTGGAAGAGATGATGGTCGCTGGGAATGCTGAGGAAACTGAAGATGTAGAAGCTGAGGTGGAAGATGCAGAGAATAAAGAGGCAGAGCTTGATGCTTTTTTATAGTGATCATATTAGATTAGATGTTTAGTTGAGTGGCTTTTTCTCTGCCAATGTCTAGTGTAAAGCTTGATGCTTTTGATGGTGATCTGATTAGATTAGAGGTTGAGTCTGAATCTATAGTGTAAAGCTTGATTCTCTTGATGTATAGTGTTTGTTTATGTCACTGTCTTTGTTTCTTAATCTTTCTTGTGTCTGAATCTTTGTTGTGTTTATCTTGTTCTTCTTCTGTTTGTTCTTGTTCTGTTTAAGTTCTTGTTATGTTAAAAAGTTAAAATGTTTAAGTTCTTGTTCTGTATTTAATGGAGTTTAAAACGTTAATAATGTTTCATGTTCTTATGTTCATTTATCTGCTCATTATTTCCAGGTAAAGAAGAGTGAAAGAGTAGCATTATGTCTTATACAGGGAGACCAACAAGGGAGCCGACATCTCAGGTAACATAGAAGCTTTCATCTCAGGTAAAACAATAATGGTTCCTTCATATGTTTTTATTGGGACATTTGAGTTATTTTGTCACGGATAAGAAGACTTTGTACTTGTGTCTTGTTTTCTTATGTCTTGTTTTCTTGTGTCACGCAGAAGAAGACTTTGGTTCTGTCACTCTGTTGTAAAGCAAGTCTAGTTTTTTGTCTCTTGTTTTGTTGTGTCATTGTGTTGTATTGTAGACTGTTTTTTTGTGTCACCCTCATGTATCACTTTTCTATTTTGTAATCTTGTGTACTCAAGGACTTGTGTATTCACGTGATTACTAGTGACTTGTGTACTCTGATTCTCTGTATAAAACCAAATGACCAAACATTTTGATCTCATGTTCTACCGTCTCACCAAACCAAAGAGCAAACACAAGTTCATTTTCTCTCCTTCTCACCATACCAAACAACCAAAAAAATTTGATCGCATGTTCTTTCTACCATCTCAAGTTCTTTTTTTTTCTCAAGAACAAACATTGTCAGCTTCTCTCTTTGCTCATCTTTTCTCTTTAATCACCATATATGACTTCTTCTTCTTCTCAAAACACTTTAGATGAATCATTTGATGATACATTTGATCAAATCTTTGATCAACATTTTGATCAAACCTTTGAGAATTTTACAATTCAAATTATTGTCGTTTATTTTGCTAATCTTTGTTTTCATGTTTTTATTTTAAAATATATGTTTAAAATATTATCTTTTACTATGTTTTATTTAATCAAAAATTTTTAAGTTTAATAAAGAAAAATATTTAATATTTTTTTTAAGAACCCTTAATTAAGAAACTTGCATTAGACCATATAAATTTTTGGGTCTCTTAACTAAGTCTCTTAAACTCACATTTATTACCTAATAATATTAAAAAACAATTAAGAGACCCATATAATCATGCCCTAAGACAATTACGTTAAAGAGGTTTCAATTAGTAATGCATATTTAGTCTAACGTACAACCCCGCCAGCTTACAAGACAACAATGTTCTGAGACTCTCAGTTAGCTTTTACTTTGATTTCATCGTATTTCATCGCCTATGTCGCGAGCATGGCTACCTTTAGTTGAAAACTTCAGAAAAATTCACACATCATCAGTTTTCTTTTACATTAATATCACCTCATCATTTTGTTGTTCCGGTTCTCTTTTGAGTATATCTATTACACTAGACAAAACAATATATTCTATTAATTCAGAGACTTATTTTTATCTGCTGATAAAAAAATATTAGACCAATTCATTAAAAACGGAATACAAAATTAGATTGCCCCTTAGTTTCAGAGGCGGACCCACTACCAGGTTAGGTGGATCAGGTGACACATGTTAAACCATAATAAATATGTTTTTAGCATGTAGGACAGTAAATGATCAATAGCTTAAATGGTTAGAATATAGGTTTTGACACCCCTAAACCTGGGTTCAAACCCTCATCTTGACATTTTTCTATATATTTTTAAAAATATATCTATTATGACACAGGTAAACATTATTACTGGGTCCGCCACTGCTTAGTTTTACCAATTATTTACAATGACATGTCATTAAGATATTTATTGAACCTAGATTAAGTATGCTTGTCTTTTCCTAATTTAAGTTATAGATTTCCTTAATCGAATCTTAGCCAAAATAGTTTTCCAATAAATTTCTTAATATATTTTGTATTAACTTATTAAATGTTTTCCAATATTTATTAGTAATAAATAATAAAGTAAAAACTACATTTCATAATTAATTTATATAATATATAAATAATATATAAAATAATCTACTCATAAATTATTGGTATAATTTTTTCATATATATAAGTCCAATTAGTTAATTGGAGTTATATATATGAAAACATTATACCAATAATTTATGAAACACTGTCATACAATAAACGATTAAGATAACAAAAATACAATTATTCAAAGTGATAAATAAAATTGTTATGTTTTAAAATGTTATACTTACAATTAGTTAATACATTTTAATTTACAAATATATATTATACCATTTAGTACACAAATGTTTTAAGTGAAAAAAAATATTCAGACAGTCACATGTCAAACTCTAAGGATAAATAATAACAGCGCGGTATAATTTTAAAAAAAAATTATTTTAATAGAAATTATAATTCCAAAATCTTTAAATTTATTTTATTTATTCTAAGGAAAATTTTGGAATTAGAAAGATTTATGACCCAACCCTATATTGTTTTAGTATGACTAATTGAAATTTATATCATAATATTTTATTAAACTATTAATTTTACTTTTTGTTATAACTGCATAGTTTATTTTTCAATCTAAATTTATGAATAGAAGGTGCAACTTTATTTTGTGATATACATTTTTGTTTGTGAAAATAATTAAAAATATATACTACAAAGCTTTATGGAGTATGAGAAAACATATACTCTCTCTGTTTGAAATTACATGAAGATTTAGGCTGGACACAACTATTAAGAAACTTGTTTTTTATACAAAAAGTATCATTAAATATAAATTAAAAATTATTTAGCCAATCATAAAACAGAATATAAAATGTGATTGGTTACACAGTTTTTGATAAAGTTAAAAGGTACATTGAAATATGAAAACATCATCTATTTTGAAACATCAAAACTCACTAAAACATCATCTATTTTGAAACGGAGGGAGTATATGACTTTAAAAATTATGAAATTATATACAAAAATGGTAGAAGAAGTAAAGGAAGAAGATGACTATACATGTTGATTATAACATTATTTTGTTTAAAAAAACTATAAACATTTGAAAATATGGTTAATGGTAAGAATATTTATTATTAACGATGTAGAAAAATACTTTTATGTATACAAAAATGAGAACAAATATCCGCACGGTTGCGCGGTCAAGGTCTAGTTGTACATTAAAGAGTAAACAAAAGGCATAAGCAAAAATGATTACGTTAATGGCGGGGCTCCGGTGTTCGTAATGCTAAGACAATTACGTTAAAGAGGTTTTAATGTAGTAATGCATATTTAGTCTAACGTACAACCCCACCAGCTTACAAGACAACAATGTTCT
It encodes:
- the LOC106315006 gene encoding ribosomal RNA-processing protein 17-like, which produces MHRDPPSSRLGLKLKDFVTGFHKRKKKRRKEAQKQQEESLRRKRIEARKKRKLEEMMVAGNAEETEDVEAEVEDAENKEAELDAFL